The following proteins are co-located in the Roseovarius arcticus genome:
- a CDS encoding LysR substrate-binding domain-containing protein gives MRHSQLRAFHHVAALGGFSRAAEALFLTQPAISEQVRKLEQAYDVLLFHRERRRVRLTETGEHLFLLTKQFFEVEQRIADYMTETRARVEGELRIVADSAHHVIDMLTQFRQKYPGVTLSLRSGNTEGILHDLRSYDAEIGVIGDAPSGPDLQLLDLGDTPIVAFAAAGLLDDPAAGLTLAQAAKWPLILREAGSKTRASLEEQAGKLGITLSPAIVAEGREAVREMVASGAGIGFVSQAEFGYDPRLVQIPLTDVDIRMRETIVHLSQRSEVRVIRAFMEFARAGAPPQD, from the coding sequence ATGCGGCACAGCCAGCTACGCGCGTTTCACCATGTCGCCGCCCTTGGCGGATTTTCGCGCGCGGCTGAGGCGCTATTTCTAACGCAGCCCGCCATATCGGAGCAGGTTCGCAAGCTGGAACAGGCCTATGATGTGCTGCTGTTTCACCGCGAACGGCGGCGCGTGCGTCTGACCGAAACGGGCGAGCATCTATTCCTGCTGACCAAGCAATTTTTTGAGGTCGAGCAGCGCATCGCCGACTACATGACCGAAACCCGCGCCCGCGTGGAGGGCGAACTGCGCATCGTCGCCGACAGCGCGCATCACGTGATCGACATGCTGACCCAGTTTCGCCAGAAATATCCGGGCGTGACCCTGTCACTGCGCAGCGGCAACACCGAGGGAATCTTGCATGACTTGCGCAGCTACGACGCCGAGATTGGCGTAATTGGCGACGCACCTTCGGGGCCCGACTTGCAACTGCTGGATCTGGGCGACACGCCCATCGTCGCCTTTGCGGCGGCGGGTTTGCTGGACGATCCTGCCGCCGGGCTAACGCTGGCGCAGGCCGCCAAGTGGCCGCTGATCCTGCGCGAGGCGGGATCGAAAACACGCGCCAGCCTAGAGGAACAGGCAGGAAAGCTGGGTATCACCCTGAGCCCCGCTATCGTGGCCGAGGGACGCGAGGCGGTGCGCGAAATGGTGGCATCCGGCGCCGGGATCGGCTTCGTCTCGCAGGCGGAATTCGGGTATGATCCGCGGCTGGTGCAAATACCGCTGACGGATGTAGATATTCGGATGCGCGAGACGATCGTGCACCTAAGCCAGCGCAGCGAGGTGCGGGTAATCCGCGCCTTCATGGAATTCGCGCGCGCGGGTGCACCGCCGCAGGACTAG
- a CDS encoding putative 2-aminoethylphosphonate ABC transporter permease subunit produces MTDTAHSPAQSQMPTGAAIKGKLSRDDILMRAGMIVIALYLIVTLVMPLSIMFSKSLSTYRFDLSAFEFQVSDEAGTFDGTILNGLELNEAAGVYTPRDLNTNADGRLGVTGFFPDFSFRSPVEYKIRSIAEDGRYLVGSTLYTGSEWQQLDSNTFRRVSLRPTKSRGISNFVEYFSTPALSNSIKNSLWIAAVSTVITVALAFWFAYALNRSCIRFKGVFRLIAMMPILVPSLLPGIALVYLFGNQGMLKELLFGASIYGPIGILIGSVFFTFPHAFIIISTALAISDARLYEAATSLRASPWRTFWTVTIPAARYGLISAAFVVFNLVITDFGLPKVIGGQFNVLAVDIYKQVIGQQNFEMGAVVSVVLVIPAIFAFAIDRLVQSKQISSLSARSVPFQPKPDKKMDRIFLIYCTLVGIFIVGILAICQFAALVKFWPYDLSLSLKNFQFNRMDGGGWEAYYNSIKLGLLTAVIGTAVVFFGAYLVEKSKGFTTGRAIFQGFAMLPMAIPGMVLGLAYIFFFNNPDNPLNVIYGTMVILVVSTVTHFYTVSHLTAVTALKQMDGEFESVAASLKQPTMKLFARVTVPVCLPAILDISIYLFVNAMTTVSAVVFLYSTDTALASIAVLNMDDAGDIAPAAAMGMMIFYTNAFARIIHLIASRGILGRTQAWRTR; encoded by the coding sequence ATGACCGATACAGCCCATTCGCCCGCACAATCTCAAATGCCTACTGGCGCGGCAATCAAAGGTAAGCTCAGCCGCGACGACATTCTGATGCGCGCCGGGATGATCGTGATCGCGCTATATTTGATCGTGACGCTGGTAATGCCGCTGTCAATCATGTTCTCAAAATCGCTGTCGACCTACCGATTTGATCTGTCCGCCTTTGAGTTTCAGGTCAGTGATGAGGCTGGCACGTTCGACGGCACGATTCTGAACGGTCTTGAGCTGAATGAAGCCGCTGGTGTGTACACGCCGCGCGATTTGAACACCAATGCCGATGGCCGCCTCGGCGTGACAGGCTTTTTCCCGGACTTCAGCTTTCGCAGCCCGGTCGAGTATAAGATCCGTTCAATCGCCGAGGATGGCCGTTATCTAGTTGGCTCAACACTTTACACTGGTTCTGAATGGCAGCAACTGGACAGTAACACGTTCCGGCGCGTGTCGCTGCGACCGACGAAATCGCGCGGTATCAGCAACTTTGTCGAGTATTTCTCGACCCCTGCGCTGTCGAACTCGATCAAGAACTCGCTATGGATCGCCGCCGTTAGCACGGTCATCACCGTGGCGCTGGCGTTCTGGTTTGCCTATGCGCTGAACCGTAGCTGCATAAGGTTCAAGGGCGTGTTCCGGCTGATCGCGATGATGCCCATTCTGGTCCCGTCACTCTTGCCCGGCATTGCCTTGGTCTATCTCTTCGGCAATCAGGGAATGCTCAAAGAATTGCTCTTTGGCGCGTCGATCTACGGCCCCATCGGCATCCTGATCGGTTCAGTTTTCTTCACCTTTCCGCATGCATTCATCATCATATCAACCGCGCTCGCGATATCGGACGCGCGGCTGTACGAGGCGGCCACCTCCTTGCGCGCGTCGCCGTGGCGCACATTCTGGACGGTCACGATTCCCGCTGCACGTTATGGCCTGATTTCTGCGGCGTTCGTGGTGTTTAACTTGGTGATCACCGATTTTGGCCTGCCCAAGGTTATCGGCGGCCAGTTCAACGTGCTGGCGGTCGATATCTACAAACAGGTCATCGGCCAGCAGAATTTTGAGATGGGCGCGGTGGTGTCCGTCGTCCTCGTGATACCTGCGATCTTCGCCTTCGCCATTGACCGGCTGGTGCAGTCGAAACAGATCTCATCCCTATCGGCGCGGTCCGTCCCGTTCCAGCCCAAACCGGACAAGAAGATGGACAGGATATTCCTGATCTATTGCACGCTGGTCGGTATATTTATTGTCGGCATCCTCGCCATTTGCCAGTTTGCCGCACTGGTTAAATTTTGGCCTTACGATCTTAGCCTCAGTCTGAAGAACTTTCAATTCAACCGCATGGATGGCGGCGGCTGGGAGGCGTATTACAACTCGATCAAGCTGGGCCTGCTCACGGCGGTTATCGGCACGGCGGTCGTATTCTTTGGCGCCTACCTCGTCGAGAAGTCGAAGGGTTTCACAACCGGACGCGCAATATTTCAGGGCTTTGCGATGCTACCCATGGCGATCCCCGGAATGGTCTTGGGCCTCGCTTACATCTTCTTTTTCAACAATCCCGATAATCCGCTGAACGTGATTTACGGCACGATGGTGATCCTCGTCGTGTCGACGGTCACTCACTTTTACACCGTGTCGCATCTGACCGCTGTGACCGCACTCAAGCAGATGGACGGTGAGTTCGAATCTGTCGCGGCGTCGCTCAAGCAACCAACCATGAAGCTGTTTGCGCGCGTCACTGTCCCGGTTTGCCTACCTGCGATCCTCGACATTTCGATCTATCTGTTCGTCAACGCGATGACGACGGTATCGGCAGTCGTTTTCCTTTATTCGACCGACACGGCGCTGGCGTCGATTGCTGTGCTCAATATGGACGACGCGGGCGATATCGCCCCGGCGGCGGCGATGGGGATGATGATTTTCTATACCAACGCGTTTGCGCGGATCATCCACCTCATCGCGTCCAGAGGGATCTTGGGACGCACGCAGGCGTGGCGCACCCGCTAG
- a CDS encoding putative 2-aminoethylphosphonate ABC transporter ATP-binding protein, with protein MPEATAGDAYLKIENLWKAFGDFLALSDVSLDIEEGEFVCFLGPSGCGKTTLLRAIAGLDLQTKGSVHQGGKDVSNLPPFERDFGIVFQSYALFPNLTIEKNIAFGLENAGRTKPEIAARVTELLDLVGLEEQRKKYPAQLSGGQQQRIALARAIATNPGLLLLDEPLSALDAKVRVHLRHEIKELQRKLRVTTVMVTHDQEEALSMADRIVVINNGRVEQIGTPTEIYRHPSTLFVAGFIGDMNKFDGIVDGPEGVTCGQMQLECEQHAVPKGRRAIMAIRPEDVVPHGGAHGASGASGKVETQGNTLDVEVTEMEFLGSYWRCRLASASLGSGELIANFSMNAVRRLDLSEGKRMMVELPKSRVMVFDAAGV; from the coding sequence GTGCCCGAGGCGACCGCAGGCGATGCTTATCTAAAAATTGAAAACCTGTGGAAAGCCTTCGGTGATTTCCTTGCGCTCAGCGACGTATCGCTGGACATTGAAGAGGGCGAATTCGTCTGCTTCCTTGGCCCATCTGGCTGCGGCAAGACCACGCTACTACGCGCCATTGCGGGCCTTGATCTGCAAACCAAAGGATCGGTCCATCAAGGCGGCAAGGACGTGTCGAACCTGCCCCCGTTCGAGCGGGATTTTGGAATCGTGTTCCAATCCTACGCGCTGTTTCCAAACCTCACCATTGAAAAGAATATTGCCTTTGGCCTCGAAAATGCGGGCCGCACGAAGCCAGAGATTGCCGCGCGCGTGACCGAACTTCTGGACCTCGTCGGCCTGGAAGAACAGCGCAAGAAATACCCCGCCCAGCTATCGGGCGGCCAACAACAGCGCATCGCGCTGGCCCGCGCCATCGCTACCAATCCCGGCCTTCTGCTGCTGGACGAGCCTTTGTCGGCGCTCGATGCCAAGGTGCGCGTTCACCTGCGCCATGAGATCAAGGAGCTTCAGCGCAAGTTGCGCGTGACCACCGTGATGGTGACTCACGACCAAGAAGAAGCGCTGTCGATGGCCGACAGGATCGTTGTCATCAACAATGGCCGGGTCGAGCAAATTGGCACGCCTACCGAAATTTATCGCCATCCCAGCACTCTTTTTGTGGCCGGATTTATCGGCGACATGAACAAATTTGACGGAATCGTGGACGGTCCGGAGGGCGTTACTTGCGGCCAGATGCAACTGGAATGCGAGCAGCACGCAGTGCCCAAAGGCCGCCGTGCCATCATGGCGATCCGCCCCGAGGATGTGGTGCCGCATGGGGGCGCGCACGGGGCATCGGGCGCATCGGGCAAGGTTGAGACGCAAGGCAACACGCTAGACGTCGAAGTGACAGAAATGGAATTTCTCGGCTCATATTGGCGATGCCGCCTTGCATCGGCGAGCCTCGGGTCGGGCGAGTTGATTGCGAATTTCTCGATGAACGCAGTGCGCCGTTTGGACCTAAGCGAAGGCAAGCGGATGATGGTCGAGTTGCCCAAGAGCCGCGTCATGGTCTTTGATGCGGCCGGGGTCTGA
- a CDS encoding putative 2-aminoethylphosphonate ABC transporter substrate-binding protein, whose amino-acid sequence MNFKLTTAVSALIGAAMATAAIAQTELTVYTAVEAEDLPRYAEKFNEVNPDITVNWVRDSTGVITAKLLAERDNPQADVIWGLAATSLLLLKSEGMLEPYAPAGVEKLNAKFVDKDTPPAWVGMDAWVAAVCVNTVEAEKLGLTMPTSWKDLTDPQYEGHVIMPNPNSSGTGFLDVSSWLQMFGEDEGWAYMDALHNNIARYTHSGSKPCKLAASGEIPIGISFAFRGAKSKAEGAPIEIIVPSEGVGWDMEATAIVAGTDAVEAAQKLVDFTVTEDAMRMYNVGYAVVAIDGIAQPVEFFPDGLADAMIDNDFEFAANNRARILEEWQKRYDGKSEAE is encoded by the coding sequence ATGAATTTCAAACTTACAACAGCGGTTTCAGCTTTGATCGGTGCGGCCATGGCGACCGCCGCAATCGCCCAGACTGAACTGACCGTCTATACCGCCGTCGAGGCTGAGGATCTGCCCCGCTACGCTGAAAAATTCAACGAGGTGAACCCCGACATCACCGTCAACTGGGTCCGCGATTCCACCGGTGTCATCACTGCCAAGCTGCTGGCCGAGCGTGACAATCCGCAGGCTGACGTGATCTGGGGTCTTGCCGCGACATCGCTGTTGCTGCTGAAATCCGAAGGCATGCTGGAGCCCTATGCGCCCGCTGGCGTCGAAAAGTTGAACGCGAAGTTCGTGGACAAGGATACGCCCCCTGCATGGGTCGGAATGGACGCCTGGGTCGCGGCCGTTTGCGTCAACACCGTAGAGGCCGAAAAGCTGGGCCTGACGATGCCGACCTCGTGGAAGGATCTGACCGATCCGCAATATGAGGGCCACGTGATCATGCCAAACCCGAACTCATCGGGAACAGGCTTCCTTGACGTGTCCAGCTGGTTGCAGATGTTTGGCGAGGACGAAGGCTGGGCATATATGGATGCGCTGCATAACAACATCGCGCGCTACACCCACTCCGGCTCCAAGCCGTGCAAGCTGGCGGCGTCAGGCGAAATTCCGATCGGCATCTCGTTTGCATTCCGCGGGGCCAAGTCCAAGGCCGAAGGCGCACCGATTGAGATCATCGTGCCGTCCGAAGGTGTCGGCTGGGACATGGAAGCTACCGCAATTGTCGCGGGCACGGACGCGGTCGAGGCGGCGCAGAAGCTGGTCGATTTCACCGTCACCGAAGACGCTATGCGGATGTATAACGTCGGCTATGCCGTTGTTGCCATCGACGGTATCGCACAGCCCGTTGAATTCTTTCCCGATGGTCTGGCCGACGCTATGATCGATAACGATTTCGAGTTTGCCGCAAACAATCGCGCGCGCATCTTGGAAGAGTGGCAGAAGCGCTACGACGGCAAGTCCGAAGCGGAATAA
- a CDS encoding GcvT family protein, whose translation MSDQTLPGDVQYVIIGGGIVGCSVAYHLTKLGHTDVVLLEQGQLSCGTTWHAAGLVGQLRSQPAMTELIRYSTELYAGLEAETGLGTGWKQCGSITVARTEDRMTMLKRTAAAARAQGVEVDVISPAEAQEKWPVMQVDDVKGALWMPGDGKANPTDLTQSLAKGSRNRGAKVIEGIEVTDILTENGAVTGVVTDQGTIKADVVINCAGQWARKLGLMCGVDVPLHSAEHLYIVTEKMEGVSPDLPVMRDPDGFIYFKEETGGLVMGGFEPEAKPWGMNGIPDKFFFQLLPDDWNQFEILMDNALIRVPQLADAGVREFYNGPESFTPDNNYILGEAPNLRNFFVGAGFNSMGIASAGGAGRALAEWIVEGAPTSDLWAVDIRRFAGFNNNPTWLHDRIKETLGLHYAMPWPNRELDTARPFRRSPLYDRLAAKHAVFGSKMGWERANFFAEDAASARIDYSFGRQNWHDAVAAEHKAVREGVALFDQTSFAKLMVQGADACAQLNRICAANVDVAPGHTVYTGLLNSRGGYESDLTVLRLERDKFLLITGSAQAVHDADWITRNLEGGAHVVLTDVTSAWSVLALMGPKSRDVLGALSNADLGNAAFPFSTHRQIDLGYATVLANRMTYVGELGWELIVPTEFTVGVYDDLMRAGAAHGIRDAGYYALEGLRLEKGFRAWSRELTPDITPMQAGLSFAVDMDKPGGFIGRDALVAAKADPRHLCTKIVQLVLEDGATQLWGGEAVLMDGNEIGEVRSAAYGHSLGASAALCLLHAGQPLTRAVLEAAQFKVDLAGEKLPAIVHLRSPYDPAGARPKADA comes from the coding sequence ATGTCTGATCAAACCCTTCCGGGCGACGTCCAATATGTGATTATCGGCGGTGGCATCGTCGGCTGCTCGGTTGCATATCACCTGACCAAGCTGGGTCATACTGACGTCGTCCTACTGGAGCAGGGCCAGCTCAGCTGCGGCACTACTTGGCACGCTGCGGGCCTCGTCGGCCAGTTACGCAGTCAGCCTGCGATGACCGAGCTGATCCGGTATTCAACCGAGCTTTATGCTGGCCTTGAGGCCGAAACCGGCCTTGGCACCGGATGGAAGCAATGCGGCTCAATCACTGTGGCACGCACTGAGGATCGTATGACGATGCTGAAACGCACCGCCGCTGCCGCGCGTGCGCAGGGCGTGGAAGTGGATGTAATCAGCCCCGCCGAGGCGCAGGAAAAATGGCCTGTCATGCAGGTGGACGACGTTAAAGGCGCGCTCTGGATGCCTGGCGATGGCAAAGCAAACCCGACGGACTTGACGCAATCGCTAGCCAAAGGCTCGCGAAATCGCGGCGCGAAGGTGATTGAGGGGATCGAGGTGACGGACATCCTGACCGAAAACGGCGCCGTCACCGGTGTTGTTACGGACCAGGGTACAATCAAAGCAGACGTTGTGATCAATTGCGCCGGCCAATGGGCGCGCAAGCTGGGCCTGATGTGCGGCGTCGATGTGCCGCTGCACTCGGCCGAGCATCTCTACATCGTCACCGAAAAGATGGAAGGCGTCAGCCCCGATTTGCCTGTCATGCGCGATCCTGACGGCTTTATCTACTTCAAGGAGGAGACCGGCGGCCTGGTCATGGGCGGGTTCGAGCCTGAGGCAAAGCCGTGGGGGATGAACGGCATCCCAGACAAGTTCTTTTTCCAGCTCTTGCCGGATGACTGGAACCAGTTTGAGATCTTGATGGACAATGCGCTGATCCGCGTGCCGCAATTGGCAGACGCTGGCGTGCGAGAGTTCTACAATGGCCCTGAGAGCTTTACCCCCGATAACAATTACATCCTTGGCGAGGCGCCCAACCTGCGCAACTTCTTTGTCGGGGCCGGCTTTAATTCTATGGGTATCGCAAGTGCCGGGGGCGCCGGTCGCGCGCTGGCCGAGTGGATCGTCGAGGGCGCGCCTACCTCAGACTTGTGGGCCGTTGATATCCGCCGCTTTGCGGGTTTCAACAATAACCCCACATGGCTGCACGACCGGATCAAAGAGACACTGGGCCTGCATTACGCCATGCCCTGGCCCAATCGGGAGCTGGACACAGCGCGCCCCTTTCGCCGCTCGCCGCTCTATGATCGGCTGGCAGCCAAGCATGCCGTTTTCGGATCAAAAATGGGGTGGGAGCGGGCAAATTTCTTTGCTGAGGACGCGGCCAGTGCCCGCATCGATTACAGCTTTGGCCGCCAGAATTGGCACGATGCCGTCGCCGCTGAGCATAAGGCAGTGCGCGAGGGCGTCGCCCTATTTGACCAGACGTCGTTTGCAAAATTGATGGTGCAGGGCGCTGATGCCTGCGCGCAGCTAAACAGGATCTGCGCGGCGAATGTCGACGTCGCGCCGGGGCACACCGTATATACTGGTCTGCTCAATTCGCGCGGTGGATACGAGAGCGATCTGACCGTCCTGCGGCTGGAGCGGGACAAGTTTCTGCTGATCACCGGATCGGCCCAAGCGGTGCACGATGCTGATTGGATCACCCGCAATCTGGAGGGCGGCGCGCATGTGGTGCTGACCGATGTGACTTCTGCATGGTCGGTGCTGGCGTTGATGGGGCCGAAATCGCGCGACGTTCTGGGTGCGCTGAGCAACGCCGATCTGGGCAATGCCGCTTTTCCTTTTTCCACGCACCGGCAGATTGATCTGGGCTATGCCACAGTGCTGGCCAATCGCATGACATATGTGGGCGAGCTGGGATGGGAGCTGATCGTGCCGACCGAATTTACTGTCGGCGTCTATGACGACCTGATGCGTGCCGGGGCCGCGCACGGCATCCGCGATGCCGGATATTACGCGCTGGAAGGGCTGCGGCTGGAAAAAGGCTTTCGTGCGTGGAGCCGTGAATTGACGCCAGATATCACGCCGATGCAGGCGGGCCTCAGCTTTGCTGTCGATATGGACAAGCCGGGCGGCTTTATCGGGCGGGATGCGTTGGTGGCAGCCAAGGCTGATCCGCGCCACCTTTGCACAAAAATTGTGCAATTGGTGCTGGAGGACGGCGCTACGCAGCTCTGGGGTGGCGAGGCGGTACTAATGGACGGCAATGAGATCGGCGAGGTGCGTTCGGCCGCATACGGGCACTCTTTGGGCGCCAGCGCCGCATTGTGCCTGTTGCATGCGGGCCAGCCCCTGACCCGTGCAGTGCTAGAGGCAGCGCAGTTCAAAGTTGATCTTGCAGGAGAAAAGCTGCCTGCCATAGTGCATCTGCGCAGTCCCTATGATCCCGCGGGCGCGCGACCCAAAGCGGATGCATGA